One genomic window of Magnolia sinica isolate HGM2019 chromosome 3, MsV1, whole genome shotgun sequence includes the following:
- the LOC131238892 gene encoding uncharacterized protein LOC131238892: protein MPRRAPRLLERIDNEKFPDWLGKHVDHVGNDQVPKEVRSLARGPNTVARRFKGYIINGFRFHTRDRERDLKTQNSGVVVTTKTSSFASTSDRNPVIGDVDYYGVLIDIIELDYCGSKKVVLFRCDWVDVRTQGRGIKKDEFGFTLVNFKQLWHTGRNLYDEPYVLATQVQQEMKMSTSDHHHSSFIDPVLTTNQVGQSSDSSASTLEGGIHNRRFQGPTVISEVANLPPNKQLNISWNKYGQPIGHKYNEFTRWLGILSRNGRLAPLDHDSWHHVPLSHKNEIWNEVKVI from the exons ATGCCCCGAAGAGCACCGAGGCTCCTAGAACGCATCGACAATGAAAAGTTTCCAGATTGGCTTGGGAAGCATGTGGACCATGTTGGGAATGATCAAGTTCCGAAAGAAGTTAGAAGCTTGGCTCGGGGCCCTAACACTGTTGCAAGAAGATTTAAAGGATACATCATTAATGGTTTCAGGTTTCATACAAGAGACCGTGAGAGAGACTTGAAAACACAGAATAGTGGAGTTGTAGTGACGACAAAGACATCAAGCTTCGCAAGTACAAGTGATAGAAACCCTGTTATAGGGGATGTGGATTACTATGGTGTTTTAATAGACATTATCGAGTTGGATTATTGTGGGTCCAAGAAAGTTGTATTATTTAGGTGTGATTGGGTGGATGTAAGAACTCAGGGCAGGGGAATCAAGAAGGATGAATTTGGGTTCACGCTCGTGAATTTCAAACAATTATGGCATACTGGTCGGAACCTGTATGATGAACCATATGTCTTAGCAACCCAAGTACAACAG GAAATGAAGATGTCGACCTCCGACCATCATCATTCGAGCTTTATTGACCCGGTCCTGACCACCAACCAGGTTGGACAGAGTTCAGATAGTTCAGCATCGACTCTGG AGGGTGGTATTCATAATAGACGATTTCAAGGCCCTACAGTCATCAGCGAGGTGGCGAACTTGCCACCCAATAAGCAACTGAATATCAGTTGGAATAAGTACGGGCAGCCCATTGGACATAAGTACAATGAATTTACAAGGTGGCTGGGCATTTTATCTAGGAATGGGCGCTTAGCGCCTCTTGATCACGATAGTTggcatcatgtgccactatctcACAAGAATGAGATTTGGAATGAAGTGAAGGTAAtatga